Part of the Sphingomonas sp. KR3-1 genome is shown below.
CCGCGCCGTCGGCATCTGCCTCAACACCTCGCGGATGGAGCCGGACCAAGCCCGCGCGCTGTGCCGTGAAATCGAGGCCGAGCTTGGCCTTCCCTGCACCGATCCGATCGCCTTCGGGGTCGAGGCGATCATCGACGAGTTGCTATGCACCGAACCCTCACGGCCCGCCACGATCGCTTCGCACTGACCAAGCCCTTCCGCATCTCCCGCGGGGTGAAGACCGAGGCCGATGTGGTCACGGTATCGATCCGGGCGGGGGCGCTGGAGGGGAAGGGCGAAGGCGTTCCCTATGCCCGCTACAGCGAAAGCGTCGAAAGCGCGCTGGCCGAGATCGAGCGGGTGCGCCCGGCGATCGAGGCGGGGGCCGGGCGCGAGCAACTGCTGGCGCTGCTGTCAGCGGGTGCCGCGCGCAACGCCGTCGATTGCGCGCTGTGGGATCTCGAGGCGCGCGAGGCGGGCAGGAGCGTCGCCGAACTGCTCGGTGCGCCCGAGCCGGTGCCGCTCGCCAGCGCGCTGACCATCGTGATCGACACGCCGATGATGATGGGGGCTGCAGCGCGCCGCATCGCCAGCGCGCCGCTGCTCAAGGTCAAGGTCGACGGCCGGCTGCCCGATGCGCAGATCCGGGCGGTGCGCACCGCCGCGCCGAACGCCAGGCTGATCGTCGATCCGAACGAGAGCTGGGACGCCCGGCTGGTCGAGGCGATGCAGCCCTTGCTCGCCGAGCTGAAGGTCGACCTGCTCGAGCAGCCGGTCTCCGCCGAGATCGATGCGTGCCTGGAAGGATTCACGCACCTGGTGCCGATCGCCGCCGATGAATCGATCCACACCACCGCGGAGCTCGACGTCGTCTCGCGCCGCTACGAGGTGGTGAACATCAAGCTCGACAAGGCCGGGGGGCTTACCGAGGCGCTCAAGCTTGCGCAGGCGACCCGTGCGCGGGGGCTCGGGCTGATGACCGGCTGCATGGTCAGCTCGTCGCTTTCGATCGCCGCGGCGCTGCACATCGCGCGCATGTCCGACTTCGCCGACCTTGACGGCCCGATCTGGCTCGCCAAGGATCGTCCGGGCGGGGTCGA
Proteins encoded:
- the dgcA gene encoding N-acetyl-D-Glu racemase DgcA, whose product is MHRTLTARHDRFALTKPFRISRGVKTEADVVTVSIRAGALEGKGEGVPYARYSESVESALAEIERVRPAIEAGAGREQLLALLSAGAARNAVDCALWDLEAREAGRSVAELLGAPEPVPLASALTIVIDTPMMMGAAARRIASAPLLKVKVDGRLPDAQIRAVRTAAPNARLIVDPNESWDARLVEAMQPLLAELKVDLLEQPVSAEIDACLEGFTHLVPIAADESIHTTAELDVVSRRYEVVNIKLDKAGGLTEALKLAQATRARGLGLMTGCMVSSSLSIAAALHIARMSDFADLDGPIWLAKDRPGGVEDRDGTLYPPVKGFWGTP